The Christensenella timonensis DNA segment ATTTTTGTTCACTTCCGTTCACAAAAACCTGTCCGCTTTCCTGCCGGTGAAAACGGGCGTGTCCATACACGACACCCCCGTTTCCCTCGTCAGCCGCGCCAGCAGGTATAACACACTACACTTTGCTTTGCAAAGTCGTGTGCCAAAGGGTACCCCTTTGGAAACCCCGGTTTTGTCGGCGTGTGGCCACAGATCGCATCTCTGCGCCTGTGTCCCCACCCCTCCAAAACCCAAAGAAACGGCGCACATCAGCCCACCCCACGGGCCGATGTGCGCCGCTTCTTTGTTCGGCCTGCGGGCCGGGACGAGGGATTGCGGTTGCACTTTGAGACGCAAAAAATGCGTTTTGTTTATGCGATTTTGATGTTGGAATATATGTCGTATTGTGGTATAATTATAGTATCAGATAGGGGGCGATTTGCTTGAAAGTAGTTGCAGAAAGAATACGAAGCCTGCGGGAAAGTGCAAGGCTGTCACAGGTAAAGATGGGGGAAATTGTAGGTGTAAGGCAGTCCAGCCTAAACCGCTACGAGCAAGACCAGTCCTCTCCCAGCTATGAAACCCTTGTGCGCTATGCAGATTATTTTGATGTGTCGCTGGACTATATTATGGGGCGCACCGATGACCCACAGGGCAAGCTGTACGAGTGCAAGCCCAAGTTTGAGGAAAGCGACCCGGGGATGGAAAAGTTTGTGGAGATGTGCTTTGACCCTAAATCGCCCATGAACGACCGCTTGAAGAAAACCCTGTTGACGATGTTGCGGGAGGGTAAGAAATGAAAGCTGTGATATACGCCCGCTATTCCTCCGACAGCCAGCGGGAAGAAAGTATCGAGGGCCAAATCCGGGAGTGTACCGCCTTTGCCGAGAAGAACGGCATCACCATCCTGCGCCACTACATAGACCGGGCCTTTTCCGCTAAGACGGACAACCGCCCGGAGTTTCAGAACATGATAAAAGGCAGCGGCAAACGCCTGTTCGATATGGTTATTGTCTGGAAGCTGGACAGGTTCGCCCGGAACCGCTACGACAGCGCCCGGTACAAGGCCACACTGAAAAAGAACGGCGTGAAAGTCGTGTCCGCCACCGAGGTCATTTCAGACGGGGCCGAGGGCATCATTTTGGAAAGCGTGTTGGAGGGGTATGCCGAATACTACTCCGCCGACCTGTCCGAGAAGGTAGTCCGAGGCATGACGGAGAACGCCTTAAAGACCAAGTACAACGGTGGCACCCTCCCTATTGGCTATCTAATCGACAGCGAGCGGCATTTCCAGCCTGACCCGCTGACCGCCCCTTTTATACTGGAAGCCTTCCAGCGTTACGACGAGGGGGACACCATGACCCAAATCCGGGACTGGCTCAACGAGCAAGGCGTGAAGAATACGAGGGGCCAAAAGCTGACCTATAATAGCGTCCAGCACCTTTTGAACAACCGCCGCTATATCGGGGAGTATACCTACCGGGAAATAGTAGTCCCGGAGGGCATACCCGCCATCGTCCCCCAAGACCTCTTTGACCGGGTGCAGGAAAAGCTGGCGAAGAACAAAAAGGCCCCGGCCCGTCACAAGGCCGAGGACGATTACTTATTGACAACCAAGCTGTTCTGCGGCTATTGCGGGGCGTATCTCTGCGGCGAGAGCGGCACCAGCCGCACAGGGAATGTGCACCACTATTACAAGTGCGTATCTGTGAAAAAGAAGCGTACCGAGTGCCACAAGAAGTCCGTCAAGAAGGGATGGGTTGAGGATTTGGTAGTCAGCGAAACCATGAAGCTGGTGATGGACGATACCGCCATTGAGGCCATCGTGTCCATGCTGATGGAGTTGCAGGACAGGGAGAATGTGAACTTGCCGCTGTATGAGCAACAGCTACGGGAGGCCGACACTGCCATTCAAAACCTGCTCAACGCCATCCAACAGGGTATTCTAACCAAGTCCACCAAAGGACGGCTGGAGGAATTGGAGGCCACGAGGGAGGAACTGGAAATCCGGATAGCCTGTGAAAAGCTGGCGAAGCCCAAGGTGAGCGCCGAGTTTATGACCTTCTGGCTCCACCGCTTCCGTAAGCTGGACGTGCGGCATAAGTCCCACCGCAAGATGTTGATTGATACTTTCGTCAACGCCATTTTCCTCTATGACGATAAAATGGTGATTACCTTCAACTACAAGGAAGGGACAACCGCCATCACCTTTGACGACCTAAAAGCGGCGCTGGACGGGAAGATTATGGGTTCGGATTTGGATTGCTTAACGGCACCAGAAAAGACAAAAGTAATCAATGCTTTTGTCTTTTTTATATTTCCAGTTTCTTTTAAAAAAGAATTGATGAAAAGGTGTAAAACCTATTGACATTTTTTTGTTTTTAGAATATTATAATGTAAACGGGCAAAAACAAACCGAAACAAACAATTTCGGGCGAATGATTGAAACTACTGAATTGATATCTCAACCTGGCGCGGAGGCAGAGGCATGCTGGCAGCAGAACGGAAAAGCAGAATCATCGATTTCCTGGAATCCAATGGAAAAGCGGAAGTGAATGAACTTGCCGACATGCTTTGCGTTGTACCGGAAACCATCCGGCGTGACCTGCGTGAGCTTGAGCTGCAAGGGCTTTTGGTACGTACGCACGGCGGTGCGGTCATGGGGGAGAAGAAGGAGCTCGAATATCCTGTTTTCGTCCGGGAAATGCAAAATTATACGACAAAGCTGGCACTTTGTAAAAAGGCTGCGCAGTATGTGGAAGAGAACGATACGATCTATATCGATAACAGCTCCACGCTGATCAACATCATGCGTTACATCGAGAAAGATATGAATGTCACATTGCTTACGAATTCCATTGGTATATTACAGTTGTCGGCGTCGATCGATAACAATGTGACGGTGATTTGCAGCGGCGGGGCTTTCAATAAGAAAAACATGTCGCTTTCCGGGTCTCTGGCAAACCATATGTGCATGGAATTCATCCCGGACAAGGCGTTCGTATCGTGCCATGGGCTTTCAGTCGAATACGGGCTGACGGACGGCAGCATGAACGAGGCTGCCTTTAAGCGCAATATGATGCGCGTCAGCCAGAAAACGTATTGTGTGGTGGATCATTCCAAGTTTGAAAAGACCGGGCCTGTGAAGCTTGCAGGGCTCGATACATGCGACGTACTGATTTGTGACCGTATCCCCGATCCACACTATCTGGATCTGTTATGCGAGGCAAATAAAGGGATGGATATCATTTGCTGCGACTATAAAAAGTAATTTATATAAAAGGTACTGATTTTCAATGAAAATCAAAAGGCAAGTTGTTGTGACGATCAATTATAGGAGGAATCAAAAATGAGTTATAAGGAAACCTTGCTGGCACCTGTCAAAATCGGCGAAAGAGAATGTAAGAACAGGTTTTTCGTACAGGCTATGGAATGTACCGATGCGGATGCGGACGGAAATCCGACCGACCTTACATACCAAAGGTATGAGAACCTGTACAAAGGCGACTGGGGCCTCATTGACCTTGAGGCGATCTCGATCACACAGGAGAGCCGCTCCCGGGCGAACCAGTTGATGATCATGGAGAAGAACGTTCCGGCGCTCACAAACTTCATGAAAAAGTTAAAGGAAGTAAACAAAGATACCTTGTGCGTGTTCCAGCTGACGCATTCGGGTGAACTGAGCAACCCGAATTTTTCCAGGAGGGTCACGGTTTGTCCGTCCTATACATACGGCGGAGACCTGCTTTCCGAAGAAGAAGTGGATAAGATCATGGACGACTTTGTACTGGCTGCAAAGATCGCGCACGACGTAGGGGCAGACGGTATCGATATGAAGCTGTGCCACGGCTACCTTGGTTCCCAGATCCTGCGTCCGTTCAACACACGCAAATGGAAATATGGCGGCAGTTGGGAAAACAGAAGGCGTTTTGCGTTCGATCTTTATGAGAGGATCGCAAAGGAAATCAATGATAAGAACTTCCTGATCGGTTCTAAGGTATCTGCATGGGAAGGATTCCCGGGCGGTTTTGGTACGGAAGGCCCGGATTCCCCGATCATGGATTTGACAGAGCCGCTTGACCTGATCAAGGGCCTTGAAGAACGCGGGGCGCAATTTATCGTGCAGTCGGCGGGAAGCCCGTCTATTACAGTCACGCTGACACAGGCGGAAAAGAACTTCCCCTATATCGCATACCTGCACCCGTAC contains these protein-coding regions:
- a CDS encoding helix-turn-helix domain-containing protein, whose product is MKVVAERIRSLRESARLSQVKMGEIVGVRQSSLNRYEQDQSSPSYETLVRYADYFDVSLDYIMGRTDDPQGKLYECKPKFEESDPGMEKFVEMCFDPKSPMNDRLKKTLLTMLREGKK
- a CDS encoding recombinase family protein, yielding MKAVIYARYSSDSQREESIEGQIRECTAFAEKNGITILRHYIDRAFSAKTDNRPEFQNMIKGSGKRLFDMVIVWKLDRFARNRYDSARYKATLKKNGVKVVSATEVISDGAEGIILESVLEGYAEYYSADLSEKVVRGMTENALKTKYNGGTLPIGYLIDSERHFQPDPLTAPFILEAFQRYDEGDTMTQIRDWLNEQGVKNTRGQKLTYNSVQHLLNNRRYIGEYTYREIVVPEGIPAIVPQDLFDRVQEKLAKNKKAPARHKAEDDYLLTTKLFCGYCGAYLCGESGTSRTGNVHHYYKCVSVKKKRTECHKKSVKKGWVEDLVVSETMKLVMDDTAIEAIVSMLMELQDRENVNLPLYEQQLREADTAIQNLLNAIQQGILTKSTKGRLEELEATREELEIRIACEKLAKPKVSAEFMTFWLHRFRKLDVRHKSHRKMLIDTFVNAIFLYDDKMVITFNYKEGTTAITFDDLKAALDGKIMGSDLDCLTAPEKTKVINAFVFFIFPVSFKKELMKRCKTY
- a CDS encoding DeoR/GlpR family DNA-binding transcription regulator; the protein is MLAAERKSRIIDFLESNGKAEVNELADMLCVVPETIRRDLRELELQGLLVRTHGGAVMGEKKELEYPVFVREMQNYTTKLALCKKAAQYVEENDTIYIDNSSTLINIMRYIEKDMNVTLLTNSIGILQLSASIDNNVTVICSGGAFNKKNMSLSGSLANHMCMEFIPDKAFVSCHGLSVEYGLTDGSMNEAAFKRNMMRVSQKTYCVVDHSKFEKTGPVKLAGLDTCDVLICDRIPDPHYLDLLCEANKGMDIICCDYKK
- a CDS encoding oxidoreductase, translating into MSYKETLLAPVKIGERECKNRFFVQAMECTDADADGNPTDLTYQRYENLYKGDWGLIDLEAISITQESRSRANQLMIMEKNVPALTNFMKKLKEVNKDTLCVFQLTHSGELSNPNFSRRVTVCPSYTYGGDLLSEEEVDKIMDDFVLAAKIAHDVGADGIDMKLCHGYLGSQILRPFNTRKWKYGGSWENRRRFAFDLYERIAKEINDKNFLIGSKVSAWEGFPGGFGTEGPDSPIMDLTEPLDLIKGLEERGAQFIVQSAGSPSITVTLTQAEKNFPYIAYLHPYWQKEFKKVLKPETVLIGSNYSVWGKGNKNLQMVDPKENTMFKVGAKNIESGIVDMIGLGRQSFADPLLPKKLEQGKEDDIHFCTLCDNCLELLIRQERIGCCTYNKYYTDVLVNLRKEKGRLTQNHT